The Raphanus sativus cultivar WK10039 unplaced genomic scaffold, ASM80110v3 Scaffold4455, whole genome shotgun sequence genome includes the window AGTTTGATTACTACTATTAGATTTAGACCCCCTTAAAACACTACCACTCCTAAGAATACGAATCCCTAAGAGCAAGCCCATCAGTTCTCTTGTGAAAGACTGCCAAccaaatattaagaaaactatAAAGCTACATGGAATGTGCAACATCAGTTGGTCGCAAAAGTTACAAAAAGcctttaaaccaaaaaaaaaaaaaaatgttacacTTGCGCTTGCGCAAGCCAACGAATCCCAACATTATTTTACATCAGGAAGACGAGGTAATAggttctcaaaacatataaaatctaAACGCAACATCCCAAACATGAGCTTTGACATTTGTGAACTAAAATAGCTAGTTGCCTCCTCCAAGATTACATCCGGGACTAAAACAACGTCGGCCAAGCCTCTGTAGTCCCCGGTGTATACCAACGGAACCATTCAAGTGATCCCGAGGAAAACAAGTGCTATGGAGCATATGGTATATACTCATGGCCATGTCAACGTCCGTCAAAGTTTCTCGTTCGTGTTGTACAACTGGGGACAGTTTCTGTCGGTAGTGCACCCAAAAACAAGCAAACTTCGCCTTCCAATCAACAACCTCGCCCCTGTCTCCACTCCCAAGAAGAAGATGCCTAGCTTCTTCCCATATTTTCCGTCTCCACAAGTCGTTACCCGATGCCATACGCCGAGTCTCTCTGCAAACGCAAGCCATCTTCGCAAGGCTCGCTCCCGTAAGGGACTCCACAATCTTCACCTTGAGCTCCGTTGGTAGGCTCGTAAAGCACGGTGGAAGTTCCAAGCCGGACTTATCGCAAAGACCAATCAACAACGGAGTAACAAGACCGTCTTTCACCGTCCTCCACCACATGAACACCTCACGGTTAGAGCCTTCTTTGCCACCAGACTTCAGAGTATCCTTATCAAGACAAACTCTACGCACGTTCCCATCTAGAGACCCGTAAACGACAACCCGATCGCTTAAGCTCTGAAACGTCACGGTGACAGTAACAGACTCGGCTACCTCAGGCAGAGTATACCTAAGGGATACAGAAAGCAACTCTTTCGAAAAGCTGAGCTTATCATCAGGATCGAACAGAACGAATCCAGATTCTAACATCACGGCGTGAACAGATGTAGCTAACGTCGTTAACTCACTGTCATCATCACTCGGAGTTAAGGCTTGATGTGCCTCAGCGGAAGCAGATCTTACGAATGGGAACTTCTTGAGTATTGATTCGATCATTTGGAACTCTTCTTCGAGAGAGGTTGTACCGAACACTTCATTCATTTTGAAACTAAGCAAGCTAAGATCGGAGAGAGACGGAAGAATGAATCAGAGAGGAAATAAACAAGAAGGAGATAAGTTCGAATCAGAAGATTAACGGTTCCTGATTCCTAGGGTGAAACAACAAAGATGATGATCTATTGGCGGTTATTGCGGAACAGCATTATGGcggttaaatatttatatgggcCGTGTTTGAGGTATAAAACGACACAGTTTCACATTTAAATACACAGAACGAGACATAGAGGTACACAATCGGTTCGGTTcgatcaactttttttttttttttttggataaaggGCTTGCTATCAACTCTTATCTTTTAGCATGAAATTTAGTTGTATTCagatattcttaaaatttgattcGGATTTGGTTGAGCTTCCTCAAATTTGATTATATCAACACATCGCAAATCCGACTAAacctattttaaatttaagCATGGTTCTAATTCAGATTTTGAATATCCAGTTTTCATCTTTCCACCTCCCCGTAACTCTCTCTCAAGCCAACAAACTAATTCTAATCTTTCACCGGCGTCCGGCGGCGCGTCCGAGCGCGTGCCGACGCCGGTGGCCCTCCTCATCCCTTACTTGTCTTCTCTTTGCCTCTGCGTCACCTTATTCCTCTCCTCCGGTTATGCATGTGGCTCTGACTTAGGGTTCCGCTCCGTTGACAGCTCCGCTCGAGAGGGGTTTGTCGCAGGTGGTGGTTCAGCTATCTCTGGAGTCGCGGCGAGGTCGTAGTGGTTGCAGGTTGAAACAGTGGtcggtttttagggttttcgaGCAGATCTATTTTCCCCTTCGATCTCTCTCAGATCTCTTCGAGCGTGAGGGGAAGTGATGGTTGAATCTCAGCTCGGTTATGCGGCTTTCCTGCCGTTCGTCTGGTGGTTCTCCGGCTGCGGCTATTGGTGTCTCCGGTTCTCTGCGCGTCGTTGAGAACAGGTCCCTCTTTTCCGTAGTCTGGTGTGCTCCGGAGGTTTCTGTTAACTCGGTGGCGAGTCGTGGGTGGTAACGCGCAGGCGGTGATGGTGTTCCGCTCAACTCCGGCTCGTGTAAGCGTCCAAGATGTTTTGACAGAGGTCGTCTATGGCCCCTCGGTGGCTTCTTGCGGCGCTTCCTCACCACGAATCTCCTCTTCACGGCTGCGTTCCTGTCTTTTCAAGAGAAGGTGTCGGCTTTCTCTTCGATCTTGTCTCTCGATTGTAATTGTTCTGACTCCATTGACATTGGCGTCGGGTTCTCTCAGTCTGGTAAATTAGCTTTCAGTTCTTGAAGGCGTCAAAGGGCGAGACGGTTCTCCGGTTGTCATTGACCGTCTCGGTGTCTCCTTTGGTCCCGCTCACATCCCGGCACCACGGTGTTTCACTTGATTTCTGTGGTGGTGTGTTGGACTTTACCGTGCAGGTTTTAGAGGCTGACGGGTTTGCAGCATCGATGGTATCGGCCCGTTTCTTGCTTGGGTTAGCAGAGTCTTTGTGCTTTGCTTGGCtcgtttgtttgtgtttttgttgCGGTGGGATTTTTTCCTCTCTTAGCAGGGAAGTAGTCTCTTTACCggcttgtttttattttattggagGCTGCGCCTGGACTCTGGTCACAGAAGCTCTAAGGTATGTTTATCGGCCTTTTTGCTCTTCCGAGCTTCATGGACTACAAAGGCTTCAGTGAGGAGGAGAGTGGGATGCTTTTTAGCTCCTAACCGGATTAAACCTGGGAAAGGTAGTGATGACGAAAGAAACCGGAGTTGCGCCCACAACTTGGCTGTGTAGTTCGAATAGTTGGATCGGCTAATTTCAGTGTTGTACCGAACTTTTGTTTGAATCTGAACTGTAACCTTTGT containing:
- the LOC130507394 gene encoding F-box protein SKIP22-like: MNEVFGTTSLEEEFQMIESILKKFPFVRSASAEAHQALTPSDDDSELTTLATSVHAVMLESGFVLFDPDDKLSFSKELLSVSLRYTLPEVAESVTVTVTFQSLSDRVVVYGSLDGNVRRVCLDKDTLKSGGKEGSNREVFMWWRTVKDGLVTPLLIGLCDKSGLELPPCFTSLPTELKVKIVESLTGASLAKMACVCRETRRMASGNDLWRRKIWEEARHLLLGSGDRGEVVDWKAKFACFWVHYRQKLSPVVQHERETLTDVDMAMSIYHMLHSTCFPRDHLNGSVGIHRGLQRLGRRCFSPGCNLGGGN